The following coding sequences are from one Mycobacteriales bacterium window:
- a CDS encoding isocitrate/isopropylmalate dehydrogenase family protein — protein MAGSTHRVTLIPGDGVGPELTEATRRVLEAAIATAGGSFDWDVHHAGVDIMEEKGTPLPDDVIASIRDTKVALKGPITTPIGTGFRSVNVALRFELDLYACLRPCKTYPGVRTRFDDVNVVIVRENMEDLYRGIEFKEGTPESKKVIDFLNGEFDNKKISADSGISIKPISRTGSERIIRWAFEYARANGRKRVHCVTKSNIMKFTDGLFLEVFREIAKDYPDIDPWENLVDATCMGLVQRPEEWDVLVLPNLYGDILSDLTAGMVGGLGVAPGANIGDEIAVFEATHGSAPKYKGQNKVNPTAMILSGMLMLRHLGEGAAADRLEQAVGAVLGEGKSVTYDMKPTRDDPTAVGTSQYADAIIEKLQS, from the coding sequence CGCCGGGTGCTCGAGGCCGCGATCGCGACGGCCGGCGGCAGCTTCGACTGGGACGTCCACCACGCGGGCGTCGACATCATGGAGGAGAAGGGCACCCCGCTGCCCGACGACGTGATCGCGTCGATCCGCGACACGAAGGTCGCCCTCAAGGGCCCGATCACCACGCCGATCGGCACCGGCTTCCGCTCGGTCAACGTCGCGCTGCGCTTCGAACTCGACCTCTACGCGTGCCTGCGGCCGTGCAAGACCTACCCCGGCGTGCGCACCCGGTTCGACGACGTCAACGTCGTGATCGTCCGCGAGAACATGGAGGACCTCTACCGGGGCATCGAGTTCAAGGAAGGCACCCCGGAGTCGAAGAAGGTCATCGACTTCCTCAACGGCGAGTTCGACAACAAGAAGATCAGCGCCGACTCCGGCATCTCGATCAAGCCGATCAGCCGCACCGGGTCGGAGCGCATCATTCGCTGGGCGTTCGAGTACGCCCGGGCCAACGGCCGCAAGCGCGTCCACTGCGTGACGAAGTCCAACATCATGAAGTTCACCGACGGGCTGTTCCTCGAGGTCTTCCGCGAGATCGCCAAGGACTACCCCGACATCGACCCGTGGGAGAACCTCGTCGACGCGACCTGCATGGGCCTCGTGCAGCGGCCGGAGGAGTGGGACGTCCTCGTGCTGCCCAACCTCTACGGCGACATCCTCTCCGACCTCACCGCCGGCATGGTCGGTGGTCTCGGCGTCGCTCCCGGCGCCAACATCGGCGACGAGATCGCGGTCTTCGAGGCCACCCACGGCTCCGCGCCGAAGTACAAGGGCCAGAACAAGGTCAACCCCACCGCCATGATCCTCTCCGGCATGCTCATGCTCCGTCACCTCGGCGAGGGCGCGGCCGCGGACCGGCTCGAGCAGGCGGTCGGCGCGGTGCTCGGCGAGGGCAAGAGCGTCACCTACGACATGAAGCCGACGCGTGACGACCCGACGGCCGTCGGCACGTCGCAGTACGCCGACGCCATCATCGAGAAGCTGCAGAGCTAG
- a CDS encoding hemolysin family protein translates to MIWVNVLVVLALILVEALFVASEMALVSLREGQIRALGERSRRGRRVQRLVEDPNRFLSAVQIGVTLTALLSSAFGAVTLSDSASSGLRGLGLAHTPARWIGFFAVTLLIFYVTMVIGELAPKRLALQRSEGTALVVAPVLDRIAIGVRPLIWLLSKSTNGVVRLLGGDPGANRQAITEEELRGLVTAHESLSRDERALIDDVFSAGDRQVREVMIPRTEVAFLDASMTIVRAAKDVVSMPYSRFPVVRGSHDEVIGFVHVRDLLTPPANSRRAMKVADVAREVTLVPATKRVLPALSEMRRAGAHLAVVVDEYGGTAGIVTLEDLIEEVIGDIRDEYDARGDEPRRLRGGDVEVDGLRSRDDFADETQLELPEGPFETVAGYVMATLGRVPKVGDVVEMPGARLRVAAMDGRRVARVRVTPIATEEPASESA, encoded by the coding sequence GTGATCTGGGTCAACGTCCTCGTCGTGCTCGCGCTGATCCTCGTCGAGGCACTGTTCGTGGCCTCGGAGATGGCGCTGGTCTCCCTGCGGGAGGGGCAGATCCGCGCGTTGGGTGAGCGGAGCCGCCGCGGCCGCCGGGTGCAGCGGCTGGTCGAGGACCCCAACCGTTTCCTCTCGGCCGTCCAGATCGGCGTCACGTTGACCGCGCTGCTGTCCTCGGCGTTCGGCGCGGTGACGCTGTCCGACTCGGCGTCCTCGGGCCTGCGAGGCCTGGGGCTCGCGCACACGCCCGCCCGCTGGATCGGGTTCTTCGCGGTGACGCTGCTGATCTTCTACGTGACGATGGTCATCGGCGAGCTCGCGCCGAAACGCCTGGCCCTGCAGCGATCCGAGGGCACCGCGCTGGTCGTCGCACCGGTCCTGGACCGCATCGCGATCGGCGTACGTCCGCTGATCTGGCTGCTGTCCAAGTCGACCAACGGCGTGGTGCGCTTGCTCGGCGGTGACCCCGGGGCCAACCGGCAGGCGATCACGGAAGAGGAGCTGCGCGGTCTCGTCACCGCCCACGAGTCGCTCAGCCGCGACGAGCGGGCGCTGATCGACGACGTCTTCTCCGCCGGCGACCGCCAGGTGCGCGAGGTCATGATCCCGCGCACCGAGGTCGCGTTCCTCGACGCGTCGATGACGATCGTGCGGGCGGCGAAGGACGTCGTCTCGATGCCCTACTCGCGGTTCCCGGTCGTCCGCGGCTCGCACGACGAGGTCATCGGCTTCGTGCACGTCCGCGACCTGCTCACGCCACCCGCCAACAGTCGCCGGGCGATGAAGGTGGCCGACGTGGCCCGCGAGGTCACCCTCGTGCCGGCGACGAAGCGCGTGCTGCCGGCTCTGTCGGAGATGCGCCGGGCCGGCGCCCACCTCGCCGTCGTCGTCGACGAGTACGGCGGGACCGCGGGCATCGTCACTCTCGAGGACCTCATCGAGGAGGTCATCGGCGACATCCGCGACGAGTACGACGCCCGCGGCGACGAGCCCAGGCGGCTGCGCGGCGGCGACGTCGAGGTCGACGGCCTGCGCAGCCGCGACGACTTCGCCGACGAGACGCAGCTCGAGCTGCCGGAGGGACCGTTCGAGACCGTCGCCGGCTACGTCATGGCGACCCTGGGTCGCGTGCCCAAGGTCGGCGACGTCGTGGAGATGCCCGGCGCCCGGCTGAGGGTCGCGGCGATGGACGGCCGCCGGGTGGCCCGGGTGCGGGTGACGCCGATCGCCACCGAGGAGCCGGCGAGCGAGTCGGCGTAG
- the mdh gene encoding malate dehydrogenase codes for MARSGKVTVVGAGFYGSTTAQRLAEYDIFDEVVLSDIVEGKPEGLALDIAQSRSIEGFETKVRGVTTGPNGEGYEQTAGSDIVVITAGLPRKPGMSRMDLIETNAKIVRAVTEQVVKHSPDAVLVVVSNPLDEMTALAANVSGFPKHRVIGQAGMLDTARFKQKVADRLGVATAGVEAMTLGSHGDTMVPVPSLVRVDGKPIRDLLSEAEIDDLVQQTREGGAEIVALLKTGSAYYAPSAAAARMVQAVHQDSGATMPVCTWVDGAYGISGVFLGVPAQLGRGGVKKVVELDLADDELAALRQAAEAVRTKQADVANL; via the coding sequence ATGGCACGTTCGGGCAAGGTGACCGTCGTCGGGGCCGGGTTCTACGGCTCGACGACCGCGCAACGGTTGGCGGAGTACGACATCTTCGACGAGGTCGTTCTCAGCGACATCGTCGAGGGCAAGCCGGAGGGCTTGGCGCTCGACATCGCGCAGAGCCGGTCGATCGAGGGCTTCGAGACGAAGGTGCGCGGCGTCACGACCGGGCCCAACGGCGAGGGCTACGAGCAGACTGCCGGGTCCGACATCGTCGTCATCACCGCCGGCCTGCCGCGCAAGCCGGGCATGAGCCGGATGGACCTCATCGAGACCAACGCCAAGATCGTGCGGGCGGTGACCGAGCAGGTCGTCAAGCACTCGCCCGATGCGGTGCTGGTCGTCGTCTCCAACCCGCTCGACGAGATGACAGCCCTCGCGGCCAACGTGTCGGGCTTCCCGAAGCACCGCGTCATCGGCCAGGCGGGGATGCTCGACACCGCGCGCTTCAAGCAGAAGGTCGCCGACCGCCTCGGCGTGGCGACCGCCGGCGTGGAGGCGATGACTCTCGGCAGCCACGGCGACACGATGGTGCCGGTGCCGTCGCTCGTCCGGGTCGACGGCAAGCCGATCCGCGATCTGCTCTCCGAGGCCGAGATCGACGACCTGGTGCAGCAGACCCGCGAGGGTGGCGCCGAGATCGTGGCCCTGCTCAAGACCGGCTCCGCCTACTACGCCCCGTCCGCCGCGGCGGCGCGCATGGTGCAGGCGGTGCACCAGGACAGCGGCGCCACCATGCCCGTCTGCACCTGGGTCGACGGTGCCTACGGCATCTCCGGCGTCTTCCTCGGCGTCCCCGCCCAGCTCGGGCGTGGCGGCGTGAAGAAGGTCGTCGAGCTCGACCTCGCCGACGACGAGCTCGCGGCCCTGCGCCAGGCCGCCGAGGCGGTGCGCACGAAGCAGGCGGACGTCGCCAACCTCTGA